A single genomic interval of Stieleria maiorica harbors:
- a CDS encoding histidine kinase — protein MSSDDESADGPDDGSVVVFLSGDLMFASRVRAAAESAGLEFQLAASLPDRGGIEFVIVDLSTRSGAVDGLMDRCHQVCPGARVVAYGPHVQVARLDQAKQAGIPLVMTRGQFDRALGTLFDR, from the coding sequence GTGAGCTCGGACGATGAATCTGCCGACGGTCCCGACGATGGATCGGTCGTCGTCTTTCTGTCCGGCGATTTGATGTTTGCGTCACGGGTTCGCGCCGCCGCCGAATCCGCCGGGTTGGAATTTCAGCTGGCCGCATCGCTGCCCGATCGAGGCGGGATCGAATTTGTGATCGTCGATCTTTCCACGCGGAGTGGTGCGGTGGACGGATTAATGGATCGCTGTCACCAGGTCTGTCCGGGGGCGCGGGTCGTGGCGTATGGGCCGCACGTTCAAGTCGCACGGTTGGACCAGGCCAAGCAGGCGGGGATTCCGCTGGTGATGACGCGTGGCCAATTCGATCGCGCGCTCGGCACATTGTTCGATCGTTGA
- a CDS encoding sugar phosphate isomerase/epimerase family protein, producing MKYGMNLLLWSGEVTEAMYPVCEKLKAAGFDGVELPIFNLDLDYAAIGKQLDSLGLGRTGVTIRGEEDNPISPDAAVRQKGVDLTKRTLDLCAAAGVETLVGPYHSAIGLFSGAGPTSDEWKWGVDSMRQVAEHAGQVGVRLGVEALNRFECYLLNCHADSARFVREVDHPACGMMYDTFHSNIEEKSVTDAILAGGDKLFHIHISENDRSTPGKGGVNWQENFDAIVKSGYDGWLVIEAFGLALPEIAAATKIWRKMFSDEMTLATEGLAFMKSELEKRQ from the coding sequence ATGAAGTACGGCATGAACCTGCTGCTGTGGAGCGGCGAAGTCACCGAAGCAATGTACCCGGTGTGTGAAAAACTGAAGGCGGCCGGTTTTGACGGCGTGGAACTGCCGATTTTCAACCTTGATTTGGACTATGCCGCGATCGGCAAGCAATTGGATTCTCTGGGACTCGGTCGCACCGGTGTGACGATTCGCGGCGAAGAAGACAATCCGATTTCGCCCGACGCCGCGGTGCGTCAAAAAGGCGTCGATCTGACCAAGCGGACGTTGGACCTGTGTGCCGCCGCCGGTGTCGAGACGCTGGTGGGGCCTTATCATTCGGCGATCGGGCTGTTCAGCGGTGCCGGTCCGACCAGCGACGAATGGAAATGGGGTGTCGACAGCATGCGTCAGGTCGCCGAACACGCCGGGCAAGTCGGCGTGCGTCTGGGCGTCGAAGCGTTGAACCGATTCGAGTGCTACCTGCTGAATTGCCACGCCGATTCGGCACGATTCGTCCGCGAGGTCGATCACCCGGCGTGCGGGATGATGTATGACACCTTCCACAGCAACATCGAAGAAAAAAGTGTCACCGATGCGATTCTGGCCGGCGGTGATAAACTGTTCCACATTCACATCAGCGAAAACGATCGCAGCACGCCGGGCAAAGGCGGCGTCAACTGGCAAGAGAACTTTGACGCGATCGTAAAAAGCGGCTACGACGGATGGCTGGTGATCGAAGCCTTCGGACTGGCGCTGCCGGAGATCGCGGCGGCCACCAAGATCTGGCGCAAGATGTTTTCCGACGAGATGACTTTGGCCACCGAGGGGTTGGCATTCATGAAATCGGAATTGGAAAAACGTCAGTGA
- a CDS encoding PIG-L deacetylase family protein encodes MPSVLAIAAHPDDIEYLMVGTMLQLARRGWDLHYVNLCDGSRGSTTMNRDECAKTRLAEAQDACQQMGATFHAPIYPDMAASYTFENLAKVTAIVRAAKPSVVLTHSPSDYMEDHEIACRLAVSAAFSHGMPNLVSDPPVPPFFEPVTVYHCQPVGNRTPLGELVMPHFFVDHSDLIDKKVELLACHASQKEWLDESQGMDSYLQTMRDINAETGKMSGRFEYAEGWRKHLHWGFCGPDDDPLRAALADVIVEGQTPS; translated from the coding sequence ATGCCTTCGGTTCTTGCCATTGCCGCCCATCCAGATGACATCGAGTACTTGATGGTCGGCACGATGTTACAGCTCGCGCGCCGCGGCTGGGACTTGCACTATGTCAACTTGTGTGACGGTTCGCGTGGCAGCACGACGATGAACCGAGACGAGTGTGCCAAGACGCGTCTGGCGGAGGCGCAGGATGCCTGTCAGCAGATGGGAGCAACGTTTCATGCTCCGATCTATCCCGACATGGCCGCATCGTACACGTTTGAAAACCTGGCCAAGGTCACTGCGATCGTTCGTGCGGCCAAGCCGTCGGTCGTGCTGACCCATTCGCCCTCGGACTACATGGAAGACCACGAGATCGCCTGTCGTCTGGCGGTCAGCGCCGCGTTTTCCCACGGAATGCCGAACCTGGTCAGCGACCCTCCGGTGCCGCCGTTCTTTGAACCGGTCACGGTCTATCATTGTCAGCCGGTCGGAAATCGGACTCCGCTGGGCGAACTCGTGATGCCGCACTTCTTCGTCGACCACTCCGATTTGATCGACAAAAAGGTCGAGTTGCTGGCCTGCCATGCCAGCCAAAAAGAGTGGTTGGATGAGAGCCAAGGGATGGACAGCTACCTGCAAACGATGCGTGACATCAACGCCGAGACGGGCAAGATGAGCGGCAGGTTTGAATACGCCGAGGGTTGGCGAAAACACCTGCACTGGGGTTTCTGCGGCCCCGACGATGATCCGCTCCGCGCGGCCCTGGCCGACGTCATCGTCGAAGGCCAGACCCCGAGCTAG
- a CDS encoding ELWxxDGT repeat protein, which yields MAAPLGSLRSDERKHSDAKRDRALLRRSRRRRLGAAIESLERRELLTFAIDLFQDINTLGVSSGIEQVVRLGDESFFVADDGKHGAELWKTDGTVDGTVMVKDLLPGPDASVPADLTVLGNELYFTALDENDETDLWKTDGTESGTVKVYDADASGVYYLTDLTASGTKLFFTAYEPATGYELWVHDGTSGGTALVKDINPDQFVIDRPQELTDVNGTLFFTSYDDGYYNRELWKSDGTAEGTMMVADLGIDPGIDPGPADDDPTFSSNPTFLTNHNGLLFFAAEDYVDGVELYKSDGTESGTVRVADLNPVGSSYPEELTSFNGELFFAASDGTGGRHLFKSDGSTITLVADTTKGLGSSVPIGLEVMGEELFFAASGAVPATRISVSSPTMTADNSRVVNGNYAGIVAETITAYGGTLSGFNASITFNSTAQGGSNNNLGWVSSGARIGDAGVGLQSIEVGDLYVEDIDEGELVVNAWEWTLSDPAGLANLSFSGFASGNELTTSTPGDAEGLLFELFLNGSSTPTSSTTVSGPELDNWYLGRDADNVNLSDPGGASVTTATVRLSIGNSMFANYPDGGNEAFVVGATFSADLSSETTQVVDAGRELHKTNGTPQGTVMVKDIVPMGSSNPSDLTQAGGKLYFAADDVFNDGLELWMSDGTAEGTMQVVDSLPGNDLYGAPLDGAPRLLGEVDGQLIFTATDVARDRELWITDGDPLGTEVLVNINPSTQDADVRDLVLFGTDLFFVADDGINGEAIWKADTVAGTVELYEDISPSSTDRISTLTVYSALTEQIVFYNNSLGTAGGVYLTDPNGPTRQLSDRRPVELDENGTMFVIANGWIYFVADDGVSGNELWKTDGSGPAEMVWDLIPGSAGSNPMELVALESFLYFSADTSSETVTAGVNMKDIGRELFRTDGTAVSLVMDINGVVDPNDMNRTFDSSPEDLTVVGNELFFTADNGVNGRELWRRDSLGTTHLVADLRSGGNGSNPTALADVSGTLYFSADNGADGFEPYRSDGTGIGTYQIANINPGNADSDPGGFFPALGEVYFSADDGGSGEELWKTTGAAGNATLVSDIQSGGGSQPVPLYDTGNRLLLSAAGTINNDRELWSTDGSEALTLLVEDLYPPELFGSDPDEIIEIGGKLYFVAENGPFGRELFTLQEVSPAVVDVIVGGQAGAAVEHLQRSTVDQVTVVFDGNVDVPAGAVQLVNRDTNTSLTSLIIDRRFESGQTFVEVTFGSGPSVVDRDPNGTTGLRNSLADGNYQLTILSGLVSSPVSGVAMAADFHYGAAEADRFFRHFGDTDGDRDVDGQDYGRFGQTFLQPLGASAFNETLDFEGDGDVDGQDYGRFGQRFLTRLDFS from the coding sequence TTGGCAGCACCACTCGGTTCGCTCCGCTCCGACGAGCGAAAACATTCCGATGCGAAACGTGACCGAGCCTTGCTTCGACGATCACGCCGTCGTCGGTTGGGGGCGGCGATCGAATCGTTGGAACGGCGAGAGCTTTTGACGTTTGCGATCGATCTGTTCCAGGACATCAACACGCTTGGCGTGTCATCGGGGATTGAGCAGGTCGTCCGGCTGGGTGATGAATCATTTTTTGTAGCCGACGACGGCAAACATGGTGCCGAGCTTTGGAAGACCGATGGGACCGTCGACGGGACGGTGATGGTCAAGGATCTGCTGCCCGGGCCGGACGCGTCGGTACCGGCCGATTTGACGGTGCTGGGCAATGAGTTGTATTTCACCGCCTTGGATGAAAACGACGAAACGGATTTGTGGAAAACCGATGGGACTGAATCAGGGACGGTCAAAGTTTATGACGCCGATGCGTCCGGTGTGTACTACTTGACCGACCTGACCGCGTCGGGGACGAAGTTGTTCTTCACCGCTTACGAGCCGGCGACGGGGTATGAGCTTTGGGTTCACGATGGCACCAGCGGCGGAACGGCGTTGGTCAAAGACATCAACCCGGACCAGTTCGTCATCGACCGGCCTCAAGAGCTGACCGATGTCAACGGCACGCTGTTCTTTACCAGTTACGACGACGGTTACTACAACCGCGAGCTTTGGAAGAGCGACGGGACGGCCGAGGGCACCATGATGGTTGCCGACTTGGGAATTGACCCCGGCATCGATCCCGGACCGGCCGACGACGATCCGACATTCAGTTCGAATCCGACGTTCTTGACCAACCACAACGGTTTGCTGTTCTTTGCTGCCGAGGACTACGTCGATGGTGTGGAGTTGTACAAGAGTGATGGAACCGAATCAGGGACGGTGCGGGTAGCGGATTTGAATCCCGTCGGCTCGTCGTATCCGGAAGAGTTGACGTCGTTCAATGGCGAGCTGTTCTTTGCGGCATCCGACGGAACGGGCGGGCGCCATTTGTTCAAATCCGACGGCTCAACGATCACGTTGGTTGCGGACACGACCAAGGGGCTCGGTTCGTCTGTGCCGATCGGTTTGGAAGTCATGGGTGAGGAGTTGTTTTTTGCCGCCAGCGGAGCGGTGCCGGCGACAAGGATCTCGGTCAGTTCGCCCACAATGACGGCGGACAACTCACGCGTGGTCAACGGCAATTATGCGGGGATCGTCGCCGAGACGATCACGGCATACGGCGGGACGCTGTCGGGCTTCAATGCATCGATCACCTTCAATAGCACGGCCCAGGGCGGATCAAATAATAACTTGGGTTGGGTTTCTTCCGGTGCCCGAATCGGTGATGCGGGCGTCGGATTGCAGTCGATCGAAGTCGGCGATCTGTATGTCGAGGACATCGACGAAGGCGAGTTGGTGGTCAATGCCTGGGAGTGGACGCTGTCCGATCCCGCCGGGCTGGCCAATCTCTCCTTCTCGGGGTTCGCCTCGGGGAATGAATTGACGACCAGCACGCCCGGTGACGCCGAAGGTTTGTTGTTCGAGTTGTTTCTAAACGGTAGTTCCACGCCGACGAGCAGCACGACGGTTTCGGGGCCGGAACTGGACAACTGGTATCTCGGCCGCGACGCCGACAACGTCAATCTTTCCGATCCCGGTGGTGCGTCCGTGACGACGGCCACGGTGCGATTGTCGATCGGGAATTCGATGTTCGCCAATTATCCCGACGGCGGCAACGAAGCCTTTGTTGTCGGTGCGACGTTTTCCGCCGATCTGAGTTCGGAAACGACTCAGGTCGTCGATGCCGGACGCGAGTTGCACAAGACGAACGGGACACCGCAGGGGACGGTGATGGTCAAGGACATTGTTCCGATGGGCAGTTCCAATCCATCGGATTTGACGCAGGCCGGAGGCAAACTGTACTTCGCGGCCGACGATGTCTTCAACGACGGATTGGAATTGTGGATGTCCGATGGCACCGCGGAAGGCACGATGCAGGTCGTCGATTCGCTGCCGGGAAACGACTTGTACGGCGCGCCGCTGGATGGAGCACCGCGGTTGTTGGGTGAAGTGGACGGCCAGTTGATTTTCACGGCGACCGATGTGGCGCGGGACCGCGAACTGTGGATCACCGACGGCGACCCGCTGGGCACCGAGGTGTTGGTCAACATCAACCCGTCCACCCAAGATGCCGACGTCAGAGATCTGGTTCTCTTCGGCACCGATCTCTTCTTCGTCGCCGACGATGGGATCAACGGCGAGGCGATCTGGAAGGCCGACACGGTGGCGGGAACGGTCGAATTGTACGAGGACATTTCACCATCGAGCACCGACAGGATTTCGACCTTGACGGTGTACAGTGCGTTGACCGAACAAATCGTTTTCTACAACAACTCGCTGGGCACCGCGGGAGGAGTTTACCTGACCGACCCGAACGGGCCGACGCGGCAATTGTCGGATCGGCGACCGGTGGAGTTGGATGAGAACGGGACGATGTTCGTGATCGCCAACGGTTGGATTTATTTTGTCGCCGACGATGGAGTCAGCGGCAACGAATTGTGGAAAACCGACGGCAGCGGTCCGGCGGAAATGGTTTGGGATCTGATCCCAGGGTCGGCCGGCAGCAATCCGATGGAATTGGTCGCGTTGGAGAGTTTTCTGTACTTTTCGGCCGACACCTCGTCCGAGACGGTCACTGCGGGTGTCAACATGAAGGACATCGGCCGAGAATTATTCCGCACCGACGGAACGGCGGTCAGTCTGGTGATGGACATCAACGGCGTGGTCGATCCCAATGACATGAATCGCACCTTTGACTCATCGCCGGAGGATTTGACGGTCGTCGGAAACGAGTTGTTTTTCACCGCCGACAACGGCGTCAACGGGCGAGAGCTTTGGCGGCGCGACAGTTTGGGGACGACACACTTGGTGGCGGACCTTCGCAGCGGAGGCAACGGTTCGAATCCCACCGCATTGGCCGATGTCAGCGGAACGCTTTACTTTTCGGCCGACAACGGGGCGGACGGTTTCGAACCCTATCGCTCCGACGGAACAGGCATCGGCACGTATCAAATCGCGAACATCAATCCCGGCAACGCAGACAGTGATCCCGGCGGTTTTTTCCCGGCGCTCGGCGAGGTGTATTTTTCCGCCGACGATGGCGGCAGCGGAGAAGAGCTTTGGAAAACGACCGGGGCGGCAGGCAATGCGACGCTGGTTTCGGACATTCAATCCGGCGGAGGCAGTCAGCCGGTCCCGTTGTACGACACCGGAAATCGGCTGCTGTTGAGCGCCGCCGGAACGATCAACAACGATCGCGAATTGTGGTCGACCGATGGGAGCGAGGCGCTGACGTTGTTGGTCGAGGACCTTTATCCGCCGGAGTTGTTCGGTAGCGATCCCGACGAGATCATCGAGATCGGAGGCAAGTTGTACTTTGTTGCCGAGAACGGTCCCTTTGGACGCGAGCTGTTCACGCTGCAGGAGGTGTCTCCGGCGGTGGTCGATGTGATCGTCGGTGGACAGGCGGGGGCGGCGGTCGAGCATTTGCAGCGTTCGACCGTGGATCAGGTGACGGTGGTGTTTGACGGCAACGTCGATGTTCCAGCGGGGGCGGTTCAATTGGTCAATCGAGATACCAATACGTCGTTGACGTCGCTGATCATCGATCGTCGCTTCGAATCGGGCCAGACCTTTGTCGAAGTCACGTTCGGCAGCGGGCCGTCGGTCGTCGACCGCGACCCCAACGGCACGACGGGGCTGCGCAATTCACTCGCCGACGGCAATTACCAATTGACCATCCTGAGCGGCCTGGTCTCATCGCCCGTCAGCGGCGTCGCGATGGCGGCGGATTTCCATTACGGCGCGGCCGAAGCCGATCGCTTCTTCCGACACTTCGGTGATACCGACGGGGATCGCGACGTCGATGGTCAAGACTATGGACGATTCGGGCAGACGTTCTTGCAGCCGTTGGGGGCATCGGCTTTTAATGAAACGCTCGATTTTGAGGGCGATGGTGATGTTGACGGCCAGGACTACGGTCGATTCGGGCAGCGATTCTTGACGCGTTTGGATTTCTCCTGA
- a CDS encoding AI-2E family transporter, whose protein sequence is MNDRSLDPTTNDSRPPRYDIFSSGVRWRRELDSVATSPWVICIAVILLLGAIYVASNLLIPLAIAVIAYLTLRPAVASLCRLHLSQTTATAIIILTFFSIIAIAATFLYAPLQQWLSEAPESVNRLREKIGQVAEPLTTVDRAEQQLDTATSGLREEATEVTVSVEKPNIVDPSYLINTTGHVLSFIAAIGVLTFFMLCNGDDLLNRILMVLPDEEQRDQILETITDIQDNVGRYLGQITLINIALGIAVTGVMWLVGMPTPYLWGAMATLFNFVPFIGPIAGTVIVLIAAGTTFDSFSNVALVAASFWLTTAVEGQFVTPAILGKTLKVGSLVVLVAVAFWGFMWGLPGIFLSVPLLIVMRQVFASFEATYPFAVVLGEDPCMPGQDCEPIQEDEPIAELV, encoded by the coding sequence ATGAACGACAGATCACTCGATCCAACGACAAATGATTCACGACCGCCCCGTTATGACATCTTCTCGAGTGGGGTTCGCTGGCGTCGCGAATTGGACTCGGTAGCCACTTCGCCGTGGGTGATTTGCATTGCGGTCATTTTGTTGCTTGGTGCCATCTATGTCGCCAGTAACCTGCTGATACCACTGGCCATCGCGGTGATTGCGTACCTGACGCTCCGCCCCGCTGTGGCCAGCTTGTGCCGACTGCACCTGAGTCAAACGACGGCTACCGCAATCATCATCTTGACGTTTTTCTCGATCATCGCAATCGCGGCCACGTTTCTGTACGCTCCTCTTCAACAGTGGCTGTCCGAGGCGCCCGAGAGTGTCAACCGGCTCCGTGAAAAAATCGGCCAAGTCGCGGAACCGCTGACCACAGTCGATCGAGCCGAACAGCAATTGGACACGGCAACCTCTGGGCTGCGGGAGGAGGCGACCGAAGTCACGGTTTCGGTTGAAAAACCAAACATTGTCGACCCGTCGTACCTGATCAACACAACCGGCCATGTCCTGTCTTTCATTGCTGCGATCGGTGTGCTGACGTTTTTCATGCTCTGTAACGGAGACGACCTGCTGAATCGAATCTTGATGGTTTTACCGGACGAAGAACAGCGTGATCAGATCCTTGAGACGATCACGGACATCCAGGACAATGTCGGCAGGTACCTCGGCCAAATCACCCTGATCAACATCGCATTGGGGATCGCAGTGACTGGAGTCATGTGGTTGGTCGGAATGCCGACGCCCTATCTCTGGGGTGCGATGGCGACGTTGTTCAACTTTGTTCCCTTCATTGGTCCGATTGCAGGCACGGTGATCGTTCTTATCGCAGCCGGAACCACCTTCGACTCTTTTTCCAATGTGGCATTGGTGGCTGCTTCCTTTTGGTTGACCACCGCCGTCGAAGGGCAATTTGTGACGCCGGCGATCCTGGGAAAGACGCTTAAAGTCGGTTCACTGGTTGTTCTTGTTGCAGTCGCGTTTTGGGGATTCATGTGGGGATTGCCGGGGATCTTCTTGTCAGTGCCACTGCTGATCGTGATGCGACAGGTTTTTGCGAGCTTCGAAGCGACCTACCCGTTCGCCGTTGTGCTCGGGGAGGATCCGTGCATGCCGGGACAGGATTGTGAACCGATCCAAGAAGACGAACCGATCGCCGAATTGGTTTGA
- a CDS encoding helix-turn-helix domain-containing protein, giving the protein MKPSYEKLMPASGQSFRCFDRSRLRSPVKWHRHPEIELTYIPCGSGSRIVGDHIDSYTDHDLVLCGSQLPHTWASDEYRGKQYDRHRALVTQFHPDFLGTEFFGTDEMRDIACLLQRADRGLWFPTPMAIEIGRQIESLMHCTGAERLIGLLKILDGLSRCKDAVSLTSELYCVTQRAAASDATESRIQSICDHIASHLSDPDLSQRELAELADMNASAFSRFFKQSTGRTPSAYIGELRIGLSCRLLTDTDDSVLSICHQSGFANLSNFNRRFRQLRGMTPRDYRTRFRTTFDSSERQGRKRKQPA; this is encoded by the coding sequence ATGAAACCGTCCTACGAAAAACTGATGCCCGCGAGTGGCCAATCGTTTCGGTGCTTCGATCGCTCCCGGCTTCGATCACCGGTGAAATGGCATCGTCATCCGGAGATCGAGTTGACGTACATCCCCTGTGGTTCCGGCTCACGCATCGTCGGCGACCACATCGACAGTTACACCGACCACGATCTGGTGCTGTGTGGATCCCAGCTACCGCACACCTGGGCATCCGACGAGTATCGTGGCAAACAGTACGACCGGCATCGCGCCCTCGTGACCCAATTTCACCCCGACTTCCTGGGAACCGAGTTCTTCGGCACCGACGAAATGCGGGACATCGCTTGCTTATTACAACGGGCCGATCGCGGCTTGTGGTTTCCAACGCCGATGGCGATCGAAATCGGGCGGCAGATCGAATCGCTGATGCATTGCACGGGAGCCGAGCGGCTGATCGGGCTGCTGAAGATCTTAGATGGGCTCTCACGTTGCAAGGACGCTGTCTCACTGACGAGCGAGCTTTATTGCGTCACCCAAAGGGCTGCAGCGAGCGACGCGACCGAATCGCGGATCCAATCTATCTGTGATCACATTGCCTCGCATCTTTCAGATCCGGACTTGAGCCAGCGCGAGCTTGCTGAATTGGCAGACATGAATGCCTCGGCGTTCAGTCGGTTCTTCAAGCAATCGACCGGACGCACACCCTCGGCCTACATCGGCGAGTTGCGGATCGGTTTGTCATGTCGCTTACTGACCGATACCGACGATTCGGTTCTGTCGATTTGCCATCAGTCAGGCTTTGCCAACCTCTCCAACTTTAATCGCCGCTTTCGGCAGCTTCGTGGCATGACGCCTCGCGACTATCGCACACGATTTCGCACCACCTTTGACTCATCGGAGCGGCAAGGGCGCAAGAGAAAGCAGCCGGCGTGA
- a CDS encoding Gfo/Idh/MocA family protein has protein sequence MRNGSVMSAALITATTTSRCLHAADGASDDPGREIRIGLIGCGGRGTGAINDSLTINDKVRLVAMADIDRSKCERTLAGMSRRHGSKVDVKPSRIHVGLDGYKEVLSDPEVDLVLIASPPGFHPSHTLQATRAGKHVFCEKPSCVDPAGYRICLEAHAEAVRRQTAIVTGTQYRRQVNYVGAVEQIRDGAIGEIIGAQSRYCSNGIWYKNRKEGVSDTQYQLDNWMHFTWLAGDQICEQAVHNIDTMNWVMGAVPQTAFGSGGRFTRPDDSEMWDSMSIDYVYPGDRVLSFMCRQIPGTKGDNGNVIYGSKGIAFIGAGSSGSRIVDRDGNEIWSMKGSIADAYKQEHKDLVDSIRAGQPIVEFRQTAESSLTAVMGRVAAYTGQEVSWEFVSEQSKLDLFPPHLDWNGDLPEPACAVPGKTKLI, from the coding sequence TTGCGCAACGGTAGCGTGATGTCCGCTGCCCTGATCACCGCCACGACCACCTCGCGATGTTTGCACGCAGCGGACGGGGCTTCGGACGACCCCGGCCGAGAGATCCGGATCGGTCTGATCGGTTGCGGCGGACGTGGCACCGGCGCGATCAATGATTCACTCACGATCAACGACAAGGTGCGTTTGGTTGCGATGGCAGACATTGACCGTTCCAAGTGCGAACGGACGCTAGCCGGCATGTCACGAAGACACGGTTCCAAGGTCGATGTGAAACCGAGTCGCATCCACGTCGGGTTGGACGGATACAAAGAGGTGCTTTCTGATCCCGAAGTCGACTTGGTGTTGATCGCGTCGCCGCCCGGATTCCATCCATCACACACCTTGCAGGCGACGCGAGCCGGCAAGCATGTCTTCTGTGAAAAACCTTCCTGTGTCGATCCTGCCGGATACCGCATCTGTCTGGAGGCTCACGCCGAGGCCGTCAGGCGACAAACCGCGATCGTGACCGGGACGCAGTATCGGCGTCAGGTCAACTACGTTGGTGCGGTCGAGCAGATTCGCGACGGAGCGATCGGTGAGATCATTGGTGCTCAAAGCCGATATTGCTCCAACGGCATCTGGTACAAAAATCGCAAGGAAGGCGTGAGCGACACACAGTACCAGCTCGACAACTGGATGCACTTCACTTGGCTTGCCGGCGACCAGATCTGCGAGCAAGCGGTTCACAACATTGACACGATGAATTGGGTCATGGGGGCGGTTCCGCAAACGGCGTTCGGCAGCGGTGGCCGGTTCACCCGCCCCGATGACAGTGAAATGTGGGACAGCATGTCGATCGACTATGTCTATCCCGGCGACCGTGTGTTGTCGTTCATGTGTCGCCAGATTCCTGGCACCAAGGGCGACAATGGAAACGTGATCTACGGCAGCAAAGGAATCGCTTTCATCGGTGCGGGAAGCAGCGGTTCGCGGATCGTCGACCGTGACGGAAACGAGATCTGGTCCATGAAAGGTAGCATTGCCGACGCGTACAAGCAGGAGCACAAGGATTTGGTCGATTCGATTCGTGCCGGTCAGCCGATCGTCGAATTTCGACAAACGGCGGAGAGCTCACTGACGGCCGTCATGGGCCGCGTGGCTGCCTACACCGGCCAAGAGGTGAGCTGGGAGTTTGTTTCTGAGCAATCAAAGCTTGACCTGTTCCCCCCGCATCTGGATTGGAATGGAGACCTGCCTGAGCCCGCATGCGCCGTCCCGGGTAAGACCAAGTTGATTTAG